GCGGCCAATTGGGGTTGGGCGGCCGCATTGGTCGCCTGCTCGACCGCCTACGTTCGAGTGCTGGGCGCCAGTTTGGTGGGACAACACGATTTTCGAGGGCCTATGGCCAAGCCCCACCGAATGGCTCTCCTGACGTTAGCTTGCGTGACTGGCGCTGGAGAACAATTTATGGGCCGCACGCCGGTGAGCCTGCAGGTCGCCCTGGTTCTCATCGTGATCCTGGGGATAGTGACTTGCATAAGAAGACTATCCGGCATTAGCGAGTTGATGCGGGGGCGCGTCTCGTGATCGACACGGTTGTCCAGTCTGTCTGCGTGGGCTTGGTAAAGCTCATCACTGGGGCTCACGCCCGGGGGATGGAGCTAGGAAGGGAGGATTTTAAACCGCGAGTCTATTACGCGAACCACGGCAGCCATCTCGATTTCGTGGCTCTGTGGGCTGCTCTACCAACCGCCCTGCGATCCCGTACCCGGCCCGTTGCCGCGTTGGATTACTGGACGGCCGGAGGGATCCGCCATTGGATGTCCACGAAGATTTTTCGGGCAGTTTTGATCGATCGGAAGAAGGTCACGCGTGAGAACAATCCCGTCGAGCAAATGAAGGAGGTTTTGGATAAGGGGGAGTCGATCATTGTTTTTCCCGAGGGCACCCGTAGTTCGTCCGGCGAGATTGGTGCCTTCAAATCGGGCCTCTTTCATCTGGCGAAGAATCGAGAGGGAACTGAGTTCATCCCGGTGTTTCTTCAGAACCTCAATCGAGTGTTACCGCGTGGAGAGTTCCTTCCCATCCCTTTCCTGACCACGATCGCCTTTGGACCGCCGCTCACGTTGGAACCTGATGAGACTCGCGAGGCCTTTCTAGAACGGGCTCGAAGTGCGATCCAAGCCTTGCAACCCGCCCATTAGGATCGATTTGAATTCTTCCATCCAACTCGCTCTATCAGTACCCCCGGGACTAACGGTTGCCAACCAGCGCGTGCTGGCGGGCGTTCTCGGCGTCTTGCTGCTCGCGTCGCTGACCGGTTGGGGGTTGGCGTGTCGTGCCAGTAGGACGGGATCCAACGTCAGCACAATTCAGAATCTCAATGCCAGAATTCGCGCCTGGTGGATGATGGTGCTGATTCTCGGAGGCAGCTTGGGTTTGGGATTTCACGCCAATGTTGTCATCTTCGGATTGATCTCTTTTCTGGCCTTACGGGAGTTCGTGACGGCCACTCCTACCAGCCTTTCGGATCACCGCGCTCTGTTCTGGATGTTTTTCGTGATTCTTCCATTTCAATACTGGCTGGTCTGGCGCCAGTGGTATGGACTGTTCGCAACCTTCATCCCCATCTACGCGTTTATTTTTATCCCACTCCGCCTCACGTTGGCGGGAGATCATCGACAGTTCTTAGAGCGGAGTGCGCGCATGCAATGGGCAATGATGGTGTGCGTTTACTTTGTCAGCCACCTGCCGATGCTGCTGAGCTTGAAGGTGCCTGGGTTTGAGGGACTCTCCTCCCAGCTCCTCCTTTTCCTCATCGTGGTGGTGCAGAGCAGTGATGTATTGCAATACGTCTGGGGAAAACTGACAGGCCGGCACCGGGTTGCTCCCGTCCTGAGTCCATCCAAGACATGGGAAGGGCTCATCGGTGGGGTTCTGAGCGCGAGCCTACTGGGATCTCTCCTGGCCTGGATGACACCGTTTACCTCGGGTCAAGCGTTTGCCATCTCCTTCCTCGTGGCATTGCTGGGGTTCTTCGGCGGGTTGGTGCTCTCCGCCATCAAGCGGGATCGAGGAATCAAAGACTGGGGACAGCTCATCGAGGGCCACGGAGGGATGCTCGACCGGATTGACTCTCTCTGTTTTTCTGCGCCGCTCTTCTTTCACATAGTGCGCTATCTTTGGACCTGAGCCCACTGTTTCGGATTCGGATCGCCGTCCATTCCTTCCGCCGACGACTCGAGAGCCATGATCCGTTCAGCCGTTCAACCGTACCCGCGCTTCCCGTGCCAATTTGACCAGCCGGGCGTTGAGTCGTCCGGCCAGGGCGTCACACTCGGGAAAGCGTTGAGCCGCCTCCACCAGCAGATCGACCATCCCCTGCGCGTCGGCCGCTGAGACATACTCTGCGGCGATGCGGCTTTCCGGGCCGCAGTTGTGATAGTTGCCCAGGGCGACGCACAGCGCGGCGCAGCGGTATCCGAACTCCTGGAACGCGGTGGCTTCACAGGTTCCGCCGCCCATGAGCGCACGCTGGTAGCGGAACTCCGGGTGCCGTGTCTGGAGGTCGGCGGCCACTTCCGTGAGAAATCGGGTCAAGCGTGAGTCGAAGATCGAACTGCGGTCGCCCACCCGAATGATGGTGCCATTGCCCATCTGCACCGGAGGTAACTCCCGGCTGGTTTCCAAGGACACGATGGCCGTATCCGGCCCGATTACTCCCGATTCGGCCAGCAACAGTGTTCCTTGAAAGCCCACTTCCTCGGCACGCGTGATCAGTCCTCTGATAGAGACCGGCGCCTTCAGCCGATTCAATTCTGCCAGTGTCGCGAGAATCGCTGCCACGCCGATAAGGTCATCGCAGGCGCGTCCTTCGATGCGGTCATCCTTCCGCCCATGAGTGAGAAGGTTCCACACTAGGAAACGGGGCGGTGCGGCAGGGGCTTCTTCGAAATGGATCTCGAAGCGGAGGTCGTCGGCAAGCCGCTTTCCCAGCACCGCCGGATACCCACCAGGATAGGCGAGCAAGGGGATGCCTGTCTGAAAGTAAGCCTCGCCGACACCGCCCAGAAACCGGGCTTCCCAGGTCGTCTCGGTGAGGGGGCCTACCGCTTCAAATCCCGGATGATCCATGTGGGCCACGAGGGCCAGTTTGGGTGCGCGGGAGCTGTGGTTCACCGTGACAATCCGGTTGCCGAACGCATCCGTGTCGCAGGTCAACCCCTGCTGTTGGCATATGGATTCCACTTCCGACATCACGGCCTGCTCATGGTAGGCGGCCGCGGGGGCGTTCATCAGGCGCTCAGCAAACGGCAGGAGGAGGCTGGTGGTGGTCATAGCATCTCATCTCATCTTATCTCATCGCAGAAACAGTTCGGCGGCAGTGTCGGCAAAGCGGAGTCCCCGACGGGTGAGACGAAACCCCTCGTCATCGCGGGTTGCCCACCCGCGTTGAACCAGATCCTCCATCTCGGTTTTCCATTCTAGTCGAAGGTCGTGACCGGTGACTTGATGGAAAAGCTCGAACGGCCACCCGGGGCAGGTACGCAAGCCGAACGCGGCCGTCTCCCCGGCGCGGGCCAAGGAGGAGAGCGTTTCCCGTGATTCGATCGCTCGTCGGCCTTTTTCCAGTTGTTCGCAGTAGAGCTGCGTGTTGGCCCAATTCTTGGTTCGTTCTCCACGGATATAGCCCGTGGCGCTGGGACCCAGTCCGTAGAACGAACCGCCGCGCCAGTAATTCACGTTGTGCTGGCAAGCGAGGGAAGGGAAGCCGTTGATGAATCCGCCTGGGCTTCGGGCAAAGTTGGCGATTTCGTACTGCATCCAGCCCGCCGCACCGGCATCATCGATGAGCACCTCATACATGTCACAGGCCAGCTCCTCGTTCACATCCACCTGGCCGGCCTTAAGCTGATCGTACAGAGTGGTATCTTCCTCATAGATGACCTCGTAGCTGGAGAGGTGCTCCGAGCCTAGTTCCAAAGCCTCCGCCAGGGTCTCGCGCCACACCTGCATCGTTTGCCCAGGGATCGCGAACATCAGGTCGATGTTGATTTGGCTGAAGCCCGCTTGACGAAAGATGTCGAAGGATTTGAAGACCATCTGGCGGTCATGCACGCGTCCCAGCCGATCGAGCAGGTTTTCATCGAGGGATTGGACCCCCATGGAGACGCGGTTGATGCCGTGATCACGCCATAGCTTCGCCTTGTCCAGGGAGACGGTGGCGGGATTACATTCCACCGTCCATTCCTGCGCGCCCAGCAGTCCGAGGCGGGCAAAGGTTTTGAGCAGCGCTTCCCACTGCCGAAGGTTGAGGATCGAAGGGGTGCCGCCGCCGAAGAACACGGTGCGTGGCGACAAATCTCCTGCGACCATCTCCAACTCGGAAGTCAGAGCGGCTACATAACGGTTCACGAGCTCGCCGCTGGAGGCTTCCGAGAAAAACGCGCAATAGTGACACTTCTGCGCGCAAAACGGAACATGCACGTATAACGAGGAGATCGGCTGGGGTGCTTCTGGCGCCACACCGAACCTTACGCTACGAACAACACAACGACGCAACTACTAATTTTCCCCCAGGCCTCATCGGGGAAGACAAAGCCTGGAGGAGGGGAACGATGAATCTTTCTAACGGTTGCTCAGAGTCGAGGCTGTTCGCCTGGGGTACGCTGGACGTTGAGAGCTTTGGGACCTTTATCGCTGTCCACGAGCTCGTAGTCTACGGTTTCGCCTTCTTGTAGGGTTTTGAATCCGGCTCCCTTGATGCTCGTGTGATGAACGAAGACGTCCTGTCCCGCATCGTTAAGGAT
This Verrucomicrobiales bacterium DNA region includes the following protein-coding sequences:
- a CDS encoding 1-acyl-sn-glycerol-3-phosphate acyltransferase, with the protein product MIDTVVQSVCVGLVKLITGAHARGMELGREDFKPRVYYANHGSHLDFVALWAALPTALRSRTRPVAALDYWTAGGIRHWMSTKIFRAVLIDRKKVTRENNPVEQMKEVLDKGESIIVFPEGTRSSSGEIGAFKSGLFHLAKNREGTEFIPVFLQNLNRVLPRGEFLPIPFLTTIAFGPPLTLEPDETREAFLERARSAIQALQPAH
- a CDS encoding M20/M25/M40 family metallo-hydrolase; translation: MTTTSLLLPFAERLMNAPAAAYHEQAVMSEVESICQQQGLTCDTDAFGNRIVTVNHSSRAPKLALVAHMDHPGFEAVGPLTETTWEARFLGGVGEAYFQTGIPLLAYPGGYPAVLGKRLADDLRFEIHFEEAPAAPPRFLVWNLLTHGRKDDRIEGRACDDLIGVAAILATLAELNRLKAPVSIRGLITRAEEVGFQGTLLLAESGVIGPDTAIVSLETSRELPPVQMGNGTIIRVGDRSSIFDSRLTRFLTEVAADLQTRHPEFRYQRALMGGGTCEATAFQEFGYRCAALCVALGNYHNCGPESRIAAEYVSAADAQGMVDLLVEAAQRFPECDALAGRLNARLVKLAREARVRLNG
- a CDS encoding phosphatidate cytidylyltransferase; translated protein: MMVLILGGSLGLGFHANVVIFGLISFLALREFVTATPTSLSDHRALFWMFFVILPFQYWLVWRQWYGLFATFIPIYAFIFIPLRLTLAGDHRQFLERSARMQWAMMVCVYFVSHLPMLLSLKVPGFEGLSSQLLLFLIVVVQSSDVLQYVWGKLTGRHRVAPVLSPSKTWEGLIGGVLSASLLGSLLAWMTPFTSGQAFAISFLVALLGFFGGLVLSAIKRDRGIKDWGQLIEGHGGMLDRIDSLCFSAPLFFHIVRYLWT
- a CDS encoding CDP-alcohol phosphatidyltransferase family protein, with the translated sequence MSVCSVGFATLAACSLWLVSSWNPPQRSWLVGCWIAAVVGIQGRLWCNLMDGMLAVEGGLKTPNGELYNEVPDRVADSLILIGAGFSAGVWSPWAANWGWAAALVACSTAYVRVLGASLVGQHDFRGPMAKPHRMALLTLACVTGAGEQFMGRTPVSLQVALVLIVILGIVTCIRRLSGISELMRGRVS
- a CDS encoding cold shock domain-containing protein; amino-acid sequence: MASGKVKWFDNKKGYGFILNDAGQDVFVHHTSIKGAGFKTLQEGETVDYELVDSDKGPKALNVQRTPGEQPRL
- the hemW gene encoding radical SAM family heme chaperone HemW — encoded protein: MAPEAPQPISSLYVHVPFCAQKCHYCAFFSEASSGELVNRYVAALTSELEMVAGDLSPRTVFFGGGTPSILNLRQWEALLKTFARLGLLGAQEWTVECNPATVSLDKAKLWRDHGINRVSMGVQSLDENLLDRLGRVHDRQMVFKSFDIFRQAGFSQINIDLMFAIPGQTMQVWRETLAEALELGSEHLSSYEVIYEEDTTLYDQLKAGQVDVNEELACDMYEVLIDDAGAAGWMQYEIANFARSPGGFINGFPSLACQHNVNYWRGGSFYGLGPSATGYIRGERTKNWANTQLYCEQLEKGRRAIESRETLSSLARAGETAAFGLRTCPGWPFELFHQVTGHDLRLEWKTEMEDLVQRGWATRDDEGFRLTRRGLRFADTAAELFLR